A stretch of DNA from Montipora capricornis isolate CH-2021 chromosome 1, ASM3666992v2, whole genome shotgun sequence:
TTACTACCGTCAGCCCTTACAAAAATCGTCTTTGGATGGCCTACACCGGAATTTGCACAAGTCAAGGTCAACAAAGTGTGGGTTACTCGAAATTTTGTGATCTCTGGAAAGAACTGTGTCCATTTATTTTAATCATGCGTCCGGCGACTGACCTGTGttggaaaaaaacaataatttaattcAGAAGTCAGCGAATTTACCTGAAAACCAGAAAGTGGAGGCTGTGAGAATTCAGGAAGAACACCTTCGACTTGATAAAGACTGTTGCAGGGAATCTAAGGAAAGTGTTCAGCAGCATTTACCGGAAATTGATTTTACAAAGAGATGCTTTATTGAGTGCgaccattttttttactttttcccGGAGGCGGCCGAAATTGATTTATAAATCTAGCCGTCATAAGTATAACAATGTGATTTAAATTTTCGCTCTTACTATTGAGAGGGTATAAATTGCGCCATTTCAAACAATTAATTATAAATCTCTTTATCATAAGTTTTTATTTCATGTGCGAAACAAAACAAGATGTTGCACTGTGAAGATGAACTCTAACTCAACTGAATCAGCATTTATCATCGTTATAACCGTGGGAGAAAGTGTGATTCTTTGTATGTTAGTTTGTTGTTTGCAAATCAAAGGCCCGGTTTagacgtcgcattttacatgtgccgaatcgaATTGCTGAATTAAGCGCATGTAAACTGCAACGTCTAAATCAAGTAAATGCGACATATTTCAATTCGATGCCAGTCAGGCGAACATACAACTGAAGTTCGACAGTTGATTTAGACGCCATATTTTACATGCCAAATCGAATTCAAATTATGTTCAATAATGTTTGCTCGAATGGGAATTTAAAACACGTCGCTCGCGCTCAGCGATTTAATTCGACAAAAAATGCAACGTTTAAATCAAATAAGCCGAACGTATTCATTCGAGTCGACTAAAATttgattcggcacatgtaaaatgcgacgtttaaaccAGGCCAAAGTGTGAGACTAATATAAAGCtgttcacaataataataataataataataataacacttaTATAGCGCTTATCCGCATGCGTTCTAAGCGCTTTACATCCATTGTATTACAGTATGACTTAGAAATATAAAAACATAAGATTAAGTTATCTAATTTAGATTAAAAGCGCAtttaaaaaggtgtgttttcactttagatttcaaaatatttaaactGGGCGTGGACTTGACTTCTAAAGGTAAGGAGTTCCATAAAAAGGGAGCAGCTACTGTAAAAGTTCTAAAACCACAAGACTTAAGGttccatttgttttgttttaaaagaaatgcagAAGACGAACGAAGCTTTCTATTTGGTACGTAACGTTTGATCATTTCATCAATGTAGACAGGGGCAAGGCCGTTTAGAGATTGAAATGTCAAAAGAAGAATCTTGAATTGAATGCGTTCATTAACAGGGAACCAATGCAGATCCATCAGGATAGGGGTTATGTGGTCGTGTTTCCGTATACCAGTAATAAGGCGCGCAGCGGCGTTTTGAACATACTAAAGCTTTTGTAGGAGATATTTAGGAAAGCCATACGCTAGGGAGTTGCAGTAGtccaactttgaattaacaaaaGCATGAACTAGAGTTTCAGTAGCCTTCAGAGAAATAAATTTCCTAATTCGTGCAATGTTCCTTAAATGATAAAAAGCACTCTTGCAGGTAGAGTTGATGTGAGGCACCATAGTCATAGTATTGTCAAAAATGACACCGACATTTCGTGCAGAATCTGATGGAAGAATCACTTCAGATCCTATTTTGAGGGATGCAAAAGCAGGTGGAGGACGATGGCGGGAGTGAAGAACCAGAAGTTCcgttttttctttattgagCTTAAGTCTGTTTAAGGTCATCCATGTATCAATGTCAGCTAAGCAGTCGTGAAGTTGTGTCGTTGTATTGTTGCACTCAAATTCATTGTTGTAAGTGAAGGTTGTATATAGTTGGATGTCATCAGCATGAAAGTGAAATGACATGTTGTGACGTCGCAGTATATCGCTAAGAGGTGAAGTATATAAGAGATACAGAATGGGGCCGAGAACGGagccttgagggacaccacacAAAAGAGAATATTTATCAGATTCAGATACATCTATTTGGACGAATTGAGATCGGTCAGTTAAATACGACGTAAAGCAGTCCAGTGCTTTGCCTTTCATACCAAAGTTAGTTGACAATCGTTGAAGCAAAATCCCATGATCCACTGTGTCAAATGCTGCGGACAGGTCAAGTAGCAGAAGAACAACACATTGTTGATTATCTATGGAGAGAAGAATGTCATTTTGAATGCGAACAAGGGCGGTCTCGCAGCTGTGATACTACGGACTTTAAGGTACGGGGACGCGGACGCCTTGAAGTACGCGACCGTCGAAGAGAGCCTGGGTCGAGAACACAGCGTTCGTGGCGGGAAATTTAAGTTAAGGTTCTTTGCAAGCAACGCAACGAGTTTTTTCGAATTCACTGATATGGCTTCTTTCAGGAAACTCGAGAAATGTGTTGTTTAAGTCATGCAATGGGCTTTATTACCGATGCAGAATTCTTGCTGCTCTATGAGGAAAGCAAGTCAGATAATTTGGATTTTCCTTACCAAGAATATCTGACATTTTCTTTGCCGGACAAAAATAGAGCTGAGTGTACAGCCAATTTAAGGGTTGAGAAGCATCACATAACTCGCCTTGAAGATGCACTGCAAATTCCTGCTGTATTTAAATGTGATCAAGGAACAGTATGTGATGGAACTGAGGGCCTTTGTATTCTTCTCAAGCGATTTGCCTACCCTTGTTGCTACTCCGACATGATCCCGATATTTGGAAGGCCAGTTCCAGAAATCTGTATGATAAATAATACTGTGATGGATTGGGTATATGAAAACCACAGGCATCGTATCATGGATTGGAATCCAACCGTTTTGAGTGCCATCCACCACTtacaaattgctttggttttgttgACGGAACTGTTCGTCCAATATCTAAACCAGGAGAAAACTAGCGCTTGGTATACAATGGGCACAAGCGTGTACATGGGTTGAAGTATCAGTCGGTTGTGGTTCCAAATGGCTTAATTGCACACCTCTATGGGCCAGTAGGTAAGGCACTTTCCGATCATTTCCTGGGGGCCGGACAATTTAAGATACACAATATAGTATTAGATAAGTCCTTTCGGCATTTTTCACTCAAATCTTTTTTGACTTGAAATTAAACTAATGATGTTTGAGCTCTCTTTTTGATGTTTTActgcattttatttttcattcaacagaaGGAAAAATGCGCGATGCAGCAATGCTGGCAGAATCACACCTGTATGACAGCCTCCAAACACATGCTTTTTCAACCACTGGACAAGCTATGTGTATTTATGGAGATCCAGCCTACCCCCTTAGGGTGCATCTTCAGGCACCTTACAGGCATCGAGTTTTAACCCCGCAAATGCAGGCTTATAACCATTCCATGAGTGCTGTTCGCAGCTCTGTTCGCAGCTCTGTTGAGTGGCTTTTCCGGGAGATAGTgaactattttaaatttttagactttaaaaagaatttaaaaatagGTCTAAGTCAAGTGGGAAAAATGTATATTGTCTGTGGGATTCTGCACAATGCACTGACATGCCTCTACGGAAATACCACATCTCAGTTTTTTTATTTAGATCCTCCATCACTAGAGGATTATTTTGCTCGATTGTTCTAATTGGACTTGATAAAACATCCAGCCAAAAAGGAAGAATAGTGTTCCATATAATGATAAACTTTAATATATGCTAAGTCATTGCAACATTGTGCGCCTTTTTACACCGCAAACATTGAAAAGGTGTTGTAACTTTTTGAAGAGAAATGTTGTAGCTACTGTAAAAAGATTAATTTAAGATTAAAACAATTTTCTGGAGAAAAGTACAATTAATGCTTCTTTTTAGTCTACCTTTTCTAAAGGTTCAATGGCATAAGACATGAAATTGTTTACCAATTTGTACTCTATGATCTCATAAAATCTTACCGACCTAATCTTAACACattaaaagaaaactgggggaaGGGGTAGATTCCAAGTTGCCTCTTGCTTTTGAGATAAATGAATCAATCAATACATATGGCCATGTGCAAATTATCCCAATACAAGGCACCAATTTTTGGGCAATTCACATTATTGCAAATGACAGAAATTTAACACATGCTTAAAACATATGTTTTCAATCAGAAGTAGCAGTTCTTGGGGTGAATGAATTGCATGCACAGAGGATCATACAAATGCTAAATATCAATGGATGGAcagtaaaaaaaatttgcagGGGTGACTAAAAGCTTGTTATGGTGAATGTTCATCATTTCCCTTCCTGATGTCTTCCTTAATCACATCCTTTATAAAATCCCAACAAGAAAATCACATCATGTCTTTTAAAACAACTAAGCAAATGTACTTTCAGGCCTCAACAAGGTCACTTGGGTCCAAGTTTTTCAATTATTCCCATCAGAGCCTGAGATTGAGTTTGCTGTTgaatcaaaaacaaattttgcatGTCTTGAACTTGTttctgctgctgttgttgttggtcAATCATGGTTTTGAACATTTGTGCCATACTCTCTTTTTCTTGCTTCTGCTGTCTGCTGTTGGTCTAGCATGGACTTAAACATCTGTGTTTGTTGAGTTTGGAGGGCTTGCAACTGCtccttttcttgctttttcagttcaatttcttgacttttcAGTTTAAGATCTTCAGCTGCTCTTTCTTTGAGATATTCAACTGCTTCACTTCCACTTCTCCTGCTCTTCCTTGCTTTGCTGCTTCCTTCTTCTGATTTCCGCTTTTGAGTTTTTCCCATTGTTTCCATCGCCTTTTCTTGCATATCCTCTGCCTTTCTCCTGTCTGCCTCTAGCGTTTCATTGTTCTTATCAATTGCCTCCTGCATCTCAGTGTCAGCTGACTCCTCCATGGCTATAATTTGCTCAACTGCAGCATCTAGCTCGGTACGCTCTGGGGTTATTCCACTTTCTTTCAACTCCTGAGCTTCTTGCCTCTTAAATCTTTGAATAAGGATTCCAATATGGTCTCGAACTGCTCTCTTGTCAACAATAAAATGAGGATATTTCACACTGTTAAGGTTGTCAGCAATTTTCTGCCACAATGCAGTACGTTGAACAGACTTTTTTTTGGCGCTGTATGGATTCACAAATATGATCTCCTTacacaaaacaatatcatgtagAGGTGTCCAGCTCATAATTCTGCAATGTAAAAAATACGCAAACTATTTCAGTTTCTTAAGAAGGGAAACAAGAATtccttcaataataataataataataccctaAAAATAACCAGTTGATGCACATGTTGAACATTATTGGAACAGAAAATTCCAGCCACACAAAAACTGCCTGAAACAGCAAAAAGTTTTAAAGCCTGTGATTTTTCTATTCTTGCCTTCTGCTGTTGATAAATGTGCTATAGCCtgcatattttttttcaagatttgctGACTTGTAACTGTGCTTTGACTCCAAGAATAACACTTAAAAATCGTTGTCGATAACTtctttttaaggttttctcTCCGGCTATTCGGAGGGTCTTCACTTTAAaggacattttaatttttggcttTCGCTTATTTCCCTAGCTAAATGAAGCTCTAGGTTCAAAAATACAAGATGAGACTTGCTTAGGGACGTTTAGAATACATATGCAACAAATTTACCGCTGAAAACTTACTTGGGTTTCGAAGCCATTCCCGGGTAGATCATGAAACTGAAATCAGTCAATGTATTAGTAATTCACAAAACAGAGGCTATTGCCGAGATTGATAAGTGTTATTTCTTGCCATTCTGCATTGTTTCAACGATATTTCAGggattttagcagatgtttagggcctcttcatatgagctgGTCAACCGGGCTGGCTTGGTTTCTGAGATCTCGTCTCGCCACTTATACTCTTTCCTATGTATAAATTTCGATGTGTTCATACGAGAAGCTGGGCTGGCCCAGTTACCGAGATCTCAGTTTTTCgaccgagatctcggtaaccgagaTGAAATTATTTCCATATGAGCACTCCAGCAACATAGCTTCGCTTTCCCCGCACAGAGGCCACCTTCGCAACACAGCGGCGAAAATGGCATAATTTTTGTCTTGTGTGTATTTTTAACCGActttgtaaataaaaaataacaaaggagaTACTTAAACATCCAAAATAACACAGGCACTGTTAATGAAAAGGTCTGTAGAAACCAAAAAGACCACCAACTTACTCACATTCTATCAGCAACGGGAAAAGCCTTTATGTCACGTCCGTCCACGGCAAGAACGCAGCACATCCAACTTTTGGTCATGCGCAGTGAAGGTCTCAGGTGTCATTTTACTTCCGGTTCTCTTTCGCGACATCCGCGTTCCtgtatcttaaagtccctactgTTTATATGCAGACTGGAGAGGTTCGttgagattattttcttcaagGTAGCGGTTTAAACGTACagcgaccactttttcattAATCTTCGAGACCATTTTAAGATTGGATATTGGTCTAAAGTTTGCGAGGATCTCATGGTCTAGGGACGGCTTTTTCAATAATGGTGACAAAACTGCTTCCTTTAGACTAGGTGGCAGAGAACCTGTTTCCAGCGACAAGTTGACCATTTTGCAAATAACAGGCAGAACATCGTTGAGATGAGGAACAAGCAATCTAGAAGGCAAGGGATCAAGACAACATGATTTGGATGCAGTCTTGCCAATGATCTCTGACAGTTCTTTAACGGTAGTTAGTGAGAGTGTAGTCAATTCACAATCAAGTTTACGTGTATCAAATAGTGTTACAGTCGGAGAGAAAGTTACTCGACTTGCAAGTTGCTCTTTTATGGTAGTGTGACCGAGGCAGG
This window harbors:
- the LOC138059295 gene encoding uncharacterized protein gives rise to the protein MLTKEQESTLSNRLRSDKHFEREYNIPIQKDQLVHLRNHVRGRNKIQDAWDSTLYKVVGVPRDNLVSVYTVEPIDSPGETKKEYTSPTVSVRNDHACPEEQVPTVQHDSDPVFSVEPGADVQSIAEPIPTAEDPDSETLPRSPRRTKRKTAGKHKNKIKQPRTAAVFVWLEFSVPIMFNMCINWLFLGIMSWTPLHDIVLCKEIIFVNPYSAKKKSVQRTALWQKIADNLNSVKYPHFIVDKRAVRDHIGILIQRFKRQEAQELKESGITPERTELDAAVEQIIAMEESADTEMQEAIDKNNETLEADRRKAEDMQEKAMETMGKTQKRKSEEGSSKARKSRRSGSEAVEYLKERAAEDLKLKSQEIELKKQEKEQLQALQTQQTQMFKSMLDQQQTQQKQVQDMQNLFLIQQQTQSQALMGIIEKLGPK